DNA from Leptospira bandrabouensis:
TTGCCAGAACAGAAATTCCTTAATTGGCAACAGGATCCATTTGGTAATTATTTAGCACGTTTGGTTTTTCCTGAAAAAACAAATATTCTACAAGTAGCTGTAGATTTGGTTACAGACTTAAAGGTAATCAATCCATTTGATTTTTTTGTGGAAGAGTATGCGGAGAAATTTCCTTTTACTTATGACAAAATTTTAAAAAAGGAATTAACACCTTATTTAAAAGTTAAAAAACCGGGGAAACTACTTACATCGTATCTCAAAACAATTAATAAAGAACCAAAAAGAATCGTAGAATTTTTAGTAACTCTCAACGCAAAAATTTACTCTGACATTGGTTATGTGATTCGAATGGAACCTGGAATCCAAACTACTGAATTTACTCTTTCTTCTCGAATGGGTTCTTGTAGAGATTCTGCTTATTTGTTAGTTCAAATTCTGAGACATATGGGTCTTGCGGCAAGATTTGTATCTGGATATTTAATACAATTAAAAGCGGATGTAAAATCTTTAGATGGCCCATCGGGTGCTGAATCAGATTTTACCGATTTACATGCTTGGGCAGAAGTTTATATTCCTGGTGCTGGTTGGGTAGGACTTGATCCAACATCTGGTCTTTTTGCTGGTGAAGGACATATTCCTCTCGCGGCAACTCCAGAACCAGAATCTGCTGGCCCCATTCAAGGTTTTACAGAAAAAGCTAAGTCTGAGTTTTCTTTCCACATGAACGTGGAGAGAGTTTTGGAAACACCACGTGTTACTTTACCATATCATAATGAAGATTGGGATCGTATTATTCGGTTAGGTGATTCTATTGATAAAAGAATCAGAAAAAATGATATAAGGCTTACCATTGGTGGAGAACCTACTTTTGTATCCACAGAAAATCGGGAAGCACCGGAATGGAATTTTGATGCGTTGGGTTTTGAAAAATATTCTAAGTCAGAGCAGCTCATCAAACGTTTGGGAAAACATTTTGCACCTGGGGGACTACTGCAATATAGCCAAGGAAAATGGTATCCTGGAGAGCCAATTCCTCGTTGGGCTATGATTTCTTATTGGCGAAAAGATGGAGAACCAATTTGGAATCACCCGTATTTATTAGCAGACGATCGTTATACTGGTTCGGCAACCACAGAAGATGCAAGAAAATTCATAAGTGTTCTCGGAAACCATTTAAATATACCTTCTAAATCAATTCATTCAGCTTATGAAGATAATTTGTATTATCTTTGGCAAGAAGCAAATTTGCCAAAGGATACCGAATCCATGTTAGATGGTTTAAATACTTATGACAAAATGGAACGGGAACGTATCTTAAGAGTGATCGATTCTGGCATTCATCGTGAAGTTGGTTACACAATTCCCCTTGATTACGATGCTTTCAGCCATTCTTGGATTACAGATGAATGGACTTTTCAGCGTGGCAAGATGTTTTTAATTCCTGGAGATTCACCTATTGGATTTAGGCTTCCCTTACATTCCTTAGGTGGAAAATCGTATTATCCTTATCCAGAAGATCCCGCCGTACCCAAACCAAAATTGCCCAAAGCAAAGGAATTAGGGCAGTCACAGTTATTTACAACAAACTTTAGTTATTCGATTGGTGGCTTTCAGACAAGAACCGCCCTTTGTGTCGAACCCCGAAATGGAAACATCCGTGTTTTTTTACCACCCATCCAATCTTTAGAAGGTTGGCTCAGGCTCATTTATGCAATTGAACAAACGGCCCTAGAAACAGACATTCCGATTGTTTTGGAAGGCTACGAAGCTCCTCATGACCCAAGGTTAAATCGTTTTAAAATTACCCCAGATCCCGGTGTGATTGAGGTAAACTTCCATCCTTCCACTTCCTTTGGAGAGATCGTTGAAAAAACAAAAGTTCTATATGACGAGGCTTACCAACTTCGATTGACTGCAGAAAAATTTTTAATTGATGGTCGTCATTCTGGAACAGGCGGTGGAAATCACATCACATTAGGTGGAGCAACTGTTGGTGATAGCCCATTCTTACGAAAACCTTCGCTTTTACGAAGTTTGGTTGCCTATTGGCAAAATCATCCAGGACTTTCCTATTTATTCTCTGGAATGTTTATTGGACCTACTTCGCAATCACCTAGAATTGATGAAGCAAGAAATGATTCATTACATGAATTAAAAATAGCATTCCAACAAATAGATTCCAATCGACATACTCCACCTTGGATGTTGGATCGAATTTTAAGAAATATTTTAATTGATATTACAGGAAATACACATCGAACAGAAATATCTATAGACAAATTGTTTGATCCAGGGTCACCTACTGGCCGTTTGGGGCTTATCGAAATGCGAGCATTTGAAATGCCACCTCATTATCAGATGAGTGTCATCCAACAAGCATTTATGATGGCTATTGTTTGTAAGTTTTGGGAAGATCCATACTATGGAAATCCCATTAATTGGAATACTGAATTACACGATCGATTTATGTTACCTTATTTTGTTTATCGTGATTTTAAAGAAGTGATTCAAGATTTACAAAATAGTGGTTTTGGTTTTTTATCAAAAGACTTTGATCCTTTTTTTGAATTTAGGTTTCCACAATATGGAATTTGTTATTTAGATGGTATGGAAATTGAATTACGAATGGCACTTGAACCATGGAACGTACTTGGAGAAGAAAATACAGCACAAGGAACTTCACGGGGAGTAGATTCTGCTACAGAGAGAGTGCAAGTCAAAGTTAAAGGATTTCATCCAGAGAGATATCGTTTGAGTTGTAATGGATACGAAGTTCCACTACAACCAACTTCGGTTCAGAATGAATTCGTTGCTGGTGTTCGTTTTAAAGCCTGGTCACCTGTATTTACTTTACATCCACAATTACCGGCACAACAATCGTTAGTGTTTGATGTTTACGATACCTGGAATCATAGAGCTCTTGGTGGTTGTACTTATCATGTTTCTCATCCTGGAGGATTGTCATACCAAACCATTCCTATCAATGGATATGAAGCAGAATCAAGAAGGATTTCTCGTTTTTGGACTCATGGTCATAAGATTGGAAAAAGTTTGCCGCCAGTTCGTTTAGAAAATAAAGCCTTCCCATCTACCTTAGATCTTAGGATGGTTACATTCAAATAGATGATGACTCAAGAACCTTTTCCTTTAATCGGAAATTATAAAACCATTCCTGGAGTTTATGATGAACTCTACGATGCAGAAGGTCAAATTCGAAACAAATATAAGTTCTTAGTAAAATCCTTTCAAGAACTTGGCCCGGCGGAGTTATTGAATCGACGACGTGATACGGATCGAATTTTAAGAGAAAATGGTGTTACATATAATTTATACCAATCAGATTCACCCGAAGCAAAAGAAAGGCCTTGGGATTTAGATTTATTTCCATTAGTAATGGAAAGTGAGGAATGGAGGATTTTAGAAAGAGGACTTAATCAACGTGCTGATTTACTTGATGCACTGGTTAGAGATGTATATTCCAAAAGACGACTGTTACACGAAAAAAAAATTCCACCAGAAATTCTATTTAATGAAACATCATTTTTACGTGCTTGCGACGGAATGTATGATTCTAATCACTTTCTAACTAAAAATCCGGCACTTCTTTTTTTTGTTTGTGATATAATAAGAGCTGCGGATGGAAATTTTTATGTTTTGAATGATCGTGTACAAGCACCTTCAGGTTCTGGATATTCATTAGAAAATCGGATTGTATTGTCTCGAATTTTTCCCAGTATGTATCGCGATGCAATGGTTCACCGCGTTGCAGTTTACTTTCGCTCCCTACGAAAATCCTTAACTCAACTTGCGGGCGTTAGTGGAAGAGAGCCGGTTATAGTTTTATTAACCCCAGGACCATCGAATGAAACATATTTTGAGCATGCCTATCTTGCTGGATATTTAGGTTACACACTTGTCCAAGGCGAAGACTTAACAGTTAGAAAAAATAAAGTATATATGAAAACTGTGGAAGGTTTGCAACAAATCGATTTGATTTTGCGAAGAGTTGATGATGATTTTATGGATCCTTTGGAACTTAGAGGAGATTCACTTTTAGGCGTTCCTGGACTTTTAGAATCAGTTCGTTCTGGACATGTAAAAATTGCGAATCCTATTGGAACTGGCTTTTTAGAAAATCGCGCTTTATTGCCTTTTTATTCAGATTTATGCCGTTTTTATTTGGGCGAAGATTTAATTCTGCCAATGGCACCAACTTATTGGATGGGAACACTACATCACTTTCAATTAGTTTTACAAAATCCAGAAAAATATGTTTTTAAAACAGTATCTCGTACTGATGAAGAAAAACCTGTAACTTTCATTGAACTGAGCGGAGCTAGAAAAGATTCGTTTTTACAAAAATTAAAATCATCGCCCAATCGTTTCATTGCACAAGAAATGATCGCTTCTGCCACTGTTCCTGTGTTAGGTGAAAATGGCTTTCGACCGGGTCGGGCTATCATGAGAACATTTGTTTCTTCCTCTGGATCTGGATATCAAACCATGGCTGGTGGTTTAGTAAGGGTTTCACCTTCCTTGGATGATTTTTTCATTACAAGCCAAAGAGGTGCTTGGAGTAAAGACCTTTGGGTTCTCGCTACGGAAACTCAAAAAGAAGAATCACTTTTAGTACCAAAATCAGATCAAGTTTTGATTTCAAGAAAAAGTGCAGGAGTGCCGAGCCGTGTCGCAGATAATTTATTTTGGTTGGCAAGGTATTTGGAAAGATCAGAAAATCAAACGCGTGTCATACGAGAGGCCACATATAAAATTTTACAAGTTGAAGACGGTTACGAAAGAGAATCTTTAGAAAATTCCTTAAAATTAGTAACACATGTTACTAATAGTTATCCAGGTTTTATTGGAGACGACGCAGGTGAATTATTTTTAAACCCATTTCCAGAACTACAGCGATTAACAACAAATCGCCAAATAGTAGGTAGTTTAGCTTTTCATCTAAAGAGCCTAGTGACAGCTTCTAAATCTGTTAGAGATCGACTCTCAGAAGATATGAAAAAGATTTTATTGCACTTAGAAGACCAATCGATTCATGAAATCGAATCTTATGATCAGATTATTGACTATCTACAAAAAATAATCGTGAACTTATCTTCATTAACTGGTTTGTCTTTTGAAAATATGAGTCGAGAAGCCGGTTGGTATTTTTTAAATCTTGGTCGTCGCATCGAAAGATCAATCAATATGATTTTGATGTTACAAGGAATGATCCGATGGGATAAATTTCGGGACAAATCATCCTTTGAAACTTTTTTGAGAATTAATGACATTAGATTAACTTATAATAGGCGATATAGTGGAAAAATAGACCAAGAATCAGTTTTAGATATTTTGTTATTTGATACTACTAATCCTAGATCTTTTGCTTATCAATTAGAACAAATCAATTCAAATATAAAGTTTTTACCAGGTAAAGATGAGAAAGTCGTTTATTCAGAAGATCGTGCGGCTCTTCAGCTATACACTCACTTTAAAATGAAAGATATTTCTATATTCTTTGCGAGTGAAAATCCTTTAGAATCTGTTTCCATTTGGTTGGAAGAGTTACATACCTTTTTAAAACAATTATCTGAAGCCCTGTCTGGTCGGTATTTCAATTATACCGAAGAACAAACAAGGATCGGAGATGGTAATGGCTGATTTTAAAGTAATACATAAAACTAAGTATAGTTATGATGATACAGTTGCTTACTGCCATAATATGGCTCACATGTATCCGTTGACAACCTCGCACCAGGATTGTTTTAGAACTCATGTGACTGTAAACCCTAAACCTGTAGTCTCTTCCTTTCGAAGAGATTACTTTGGTAACCAAGTCTTTTTGTTTTCGGTAGAAGATCCTCATCGTTCTTTAGAAGTTGTTGTTGAATCGACAGTACGAACACATCAGTCTTTGGGAATTGATTTATCTAAATCGACTCCTTGGGAAAATATATATTCACTCATTCATGAGTCCACGCTTGATGCAGACCTTTTGTCTATTGAATACATCCAACCATCTTCGTTTATTGCGGCTAAACAAAGTTATTCGGAATTTGCACGTTTGTTTTTTACTGATGGCAAACCTGTTTATGCGGCGGCCTTGGAGATGACAACTTATATTTACCAAACTTTTCAATATGATCCTAAAGCGACGAGTATTAACACACCAATTGACCAAGTTTTAAACGAAAGAAAAGGTGTGTGTCAAGATTTCTCTCATTTGATGATAGCTGCCTTACGTTCGTTAAGAATTCCAGCTCGTTATGTGAGCGGATATTTAGAGACACTTCCTCCTCCCGGTACGCAAAAATTACAAGGAAGTGATGCAACACATGCGTGGGTTTCTGTTTATTGTCCTATCTTTGGTTGGTTGGATTTTGATCCAACAAATGGCAAAATCATCACAGAAGAATATATTATCACAGCTGTTGGTCGAGATTATGCGGACGTATCTCCATTAAAGGGAATTTTATTTGGTGGTGGAAAACATAAGTTGAAAGTTGAAGTAGATGTAATACGAGAACAAATTTAAATGTTTTTGGTTCTCTAATTTTTTATCACTAAAGTTTTGGGTTTAAATCTTAATAAGTTTCACTAGCCAGAAAAACAAGTTATGATATTCTATCATAAAGTAAACCTTATGATAGAATCAGTTGTAGCATTTTCAATTCAAAACAAATTTAAAGTAATGGGTGTAACTTTAGTTTTTTGTTTGGTTGGAGTTATAAACGCTTTCCATTTGCCTATTGATGCAGTTCCAGATGTTACTAATGTTCAGGTAACTGCAGTTACATCTTCTCCCGCCTTAACTCCTTTTGAAGTGGAGCAGTTCATTACCTATCCTATTGAATTAAAATTAAATGGGATTCCAGGTGCCACTGAAATTAGGTCCATTTCTCGCGCTGGTGTAAGCTCTGTCTCGGTAATTTTTGAAGATGGAACTGATATTTGGTTCGCAAGACAAATTGTAAATGAACGATTGAAGTTAGTTGATGCAGAGATTCCACCTGAATATGGAAAACCTGAATTAGCACCAGTTGCTACTGCTTTGGGTGATATTTATGAATTCATTTTAACATCAGAAAATCATAACGAAACAGACCTACGTAGTTTTATTGATTGGGATCTTTCTAAAAAAATTAAAAGTGTTCCTGGAGTTATCGAAGTGAATACTTTAGGTGGTTCTCTTAAACAATATCAAATACTTATCGATCCTAAAAGATTACAAGTTCACAATTTAACAATTTCTGAAATATTAGAGAATTTGAAAACAGCTAACTTTAACACAGGTGGAGGTTACGTTCAGAAAGATTATGAACAACTTGTGATTAGAGGTGAAGGTCAGTTCGAGGGTATTGATGAAATCAAAAGAGTGGCTGTAAGAACTGCAAACGATGGAATTCCGCTTTTACTAGGGCAAATAGCAACAGTTAAAGAAGGTCCAGCATTACGATTTGGAATTGCAACAAAAAATGGAAAGGAGGTGGTTGCTGCCACTGTCATTATGTTACTCGGTCAAAATTCGCGCAAAGTTGTGAGTGATGTAAAACAAAGAATGGAGGAAATTCGATCCACACTACCACAGGGAATGAAAATTGAACCTTTTTATGATAGATCTGAGTTTATCAATCGTGCATTGAAAACAGTTTTTATTAATCTTACAGAGGGAGCCGTATTAGTATTTTTTGCTTTGATATTGACTCTAGGAACTGCGAAAGGAGGTATACTTGTCGCTTTAGCAATTCCGGTATCTATGCTAATCGCTGTTATATTTATGAAATATATAGGCGTAGTAGGAAATTTAATGTCACTAGGTGCATTAGATTTTGGATTGTTAGTGGATGGTTCTATCGTGATGTTAGAATCAGTTTTGGCCGGTTTTTATATGGGTAGAAAAAAATTTAACCGACCGATGAATGAAGATGAAATTAAAAAAATCACGGACGATATCATTTTAGAAAGATGTCAAAAAGTCGGTAAGGCAGCGGCATTTTCTGTTGCGATTATCATGTTAGTTTATTTGCCTCTGATGGTTCTTGAAGGAGTGGAAGGGCGTATGTTTCGTCCAATGGCAATTACAGTTGCTTTAGCTCTTGCAAGTGCACTTGTATTTTCGATTACAGTATTTCCTGCAAGTCTTGCGATTTTTTATAAAAAACCTTTCATTCATAAGGCTCATGCTTGGGAAAAAATTGAAGAATATTACGTTTTACTATTAAATTTGGGAAAACAAAGAAAACAAAAGATTTTATTATTCTCAGTGTTTTTGGTAATAGGTTCCTTTTTCTTAGGATCTTATCTAGGATCAGAATTTTTACCTAGAATTGACGAAGGCGAAATTGAAATTGATGCGAAACGTTTGCCTTCCACTGCCATTGATTATTCAAAAGATTTAAATAAAGATATTGAAAGGGTATTAAAACCATTTCCTGAAATTTCAAGTGTTGTCTCTCGAGTTGGTAGGGGAGAGTCTGCAGCAGAACCTTTGGGTACGGAAGAAACTTCTGTCATGGTAAAACTTTCTCCGAAAAAAAATTGGGTCAATGCCAGTTCTAGAGAAGAATTGATGAATGTTTTGAAAGATAAACTAATATCATCGATCCCATCTACATATTTTAGTATGTCTCAACCAATTGAAAATCGAGTGAATGCGCTACTTACTGGTTCGAAAGCTGATGTGGTTCTTAAAATTTATGGCGATGATTTACAAACCTTAAAAACTCAAGCAGATAAAATGGCAACGGTTCTGTCAAAAATAGAAGGAACAGGTGATTTGCGTGTACAACGTTTGTTAGGTCTTCCCATGTTGCAAATAAACACAAACTATGATAACATGGCTCGTTATGGGGTGACCGCTTCCGAAATATTACGCACGGTCGAAATGATGAGAGTTGGCTCGACAGCAGGGAAAATATTTGAAGGTGCTAGAAGGTATGATTTAGTATTACGATTAGATTTACAGGCGAAAGACATCGATTCAGTCCGAAACATTCCTATTATGACTTCACGAGGTACGACGGTTCCGCTAGCTCAAGTGGCAGATATTGAAATTCTTGATTCTGCATCAGCGATTTATCGAGAAGGACTCAGACGGAGAATTTTTGTGGAAGTGAATATTCGAGGTCGTGATCTCGTTGGATATATCAATGAGGCTAAAAAGAAAACCGAATCCATTCAAAATGCTTTACCTGAAGGTTATGAAATTGAATGGGGAGGACAATTTGATAATTTTGTTCGTGCACGAGACCGACTCATTCTTGTAGTTCCGGTAGCACTAGCGATTATATTTTTTATGTTAATCATAGCATTCGAAAGTGTGTATTATGCAGTTGGTGTTTTTTCTGTAGTACCTCTTGCTGCAGCAGGAGGTATACTGGGTTTGTTAGTTCGTGGCCTTCCTTTTAGCATCCCTGCAGCTGTTGGTTTTATTGCAGTCAGTGGGATAGCTGTATTGAACGGCGTCGTTTATGCATCAACTTTAAAGGATGAAATCAAAGCAGATGTAGATATCGATAAGGCCGTTGTATCGGCAGGGATTTTATCATTACGTCCTGTTCTCACTACAGAGTTTATTGCAGCCATTGGCTTTTTGCCAATGGCATTATCAACTATGGCAGGCGCTGAAGTGCAAAGACCGCTAGCAACAGTTGTCATCTTTGGTGTGTTAGTTGCTACTGCACTTTCAAGATTAGTTTTACCTTTTGTTATGGAATATCTTTTGAAATTGGATGAAAACAGGAAACTAGTAAAGGAAGAAAATCGAATTAATAGAAGTTCAAAACTAATTCAAATTGATATTGGTGAAGATAGTGACGAACCGAAAATGCAATCAAAAAATCCACCGAATCAAAAGCGAAAGTAGTCTCTAGGCTGTGGAAATATGAACTAATTATTCAAAAAAAAATGATTTTAAACAAATCAGTTGTGTTTTTGTCCCGCGCATGGTAAAGGGAATGCATTGGGTGGCGGGTCTAGTTCCCCACCCAACAATCGGGCGGGGATTCTAATATCCGCAGCTTCCTAGGCTACCCCAATTTTTCCTTCCACTCCTCTTCCTTAAACCCTACCAAAAACCAACCATCGCCCACAACAAACGGTCGTTTCACCAAATTTCCATTCGAGGAGAGTTCTTTATAAATTTGATCTTCCGTAAGTGCAGTTAACTTTTCTTTCCAATTTCCTTCACGATAATCCTTACCTGAGGTATTAAAAAGTTTTTTAATATCACCTAAGTATTGTTTTGCTTTCTTAAGCTCTGTGACAGAAGGGGGATTGTCCCGGATAGGGACTTGCTGAAAATCCACTTTTTTGGCTTTTAAATATTTGAGGGCATTTCGGCAGGTACTACATCCAGAATATTCGTAAACTTTCGGGTTGGAACGACTCATAAGACTGATTTTCTTACTTACGATTTTTGCGGAAACTTTTTATTGGGATTATGTTTGTCCAAAATAATGTTCACTTGGCTCCGCACACAACATTGCAATTGGGTGGTGAGGCAAAGTACTTCATTTCTATAAAGACAATCGAAGATCTAAGGTATGCTTTAGAATTTTGTAAAAATGAAAACCTACCTTTTTTTATTTTGGGTGGTGGATCGAATACTATATTTCGAGATTCTGGTTTTCCTGGTGTCATTTTTAAAATGCAAATCCCTGGCATACGGTGTTTAGATTCAAACAATGAATACAGCATTTTTCAAGTTGGTGCTGGTGTAATTTGGGACCATTTTGTTGAATTTGTAGTCAAGCAAGGGTTAGCTGGCGTTGAGTGTCTTTCAGGGATTCCAGGTTCTGTCGGTGCATCTCCAATTCAAAATATTGGAGCTTATGGCCAAGAAGTCAAAGATTCAATTTTAGAAGTGGAATGTATGAATCCTTCTGGAGAAATCATTTCAATTAAGAATCAAAACTGTAATTTTCGCTATCGCAATAGTGAGTTTAAATCCGGTATTTATAAAGACTATATTGTAATTTCAGTTACCTTTCAATTGTCTAAGGAAGCTGCACCTTGTTTACGTTACCCGGAGTTACAAAATCTATGGGAAACTTCTAATTCAGAAAATTTTAAAAACGGCAAATCAAATTTAGAA
Protein-coding regions in this window:
- a CDS encoding DUF2126 domain-containing protein; the encoded protein is MSIRVALSHITTYQYDKSIRLSPHVIRLRPAPHTKNHIVSYSLNILPEQKFLNWQQDPFGNYLARLVFPEKTNILQVAVDLVTDLKVINPFDFFVEEYAEKFPFTYDKILKKELTPYLKVKKPGKLLTSYLKTINKEPKRIVEFLVTLNAKIYSDIGYVIRMEPGIQTTEFTLSSRMGSCRDSAYLLVQILRHMGLAARFVSGYLIQLKADVKSLDGPSGAESDFTDLHAWAEVYIPGAGWVGLDPTSGLFAGEGHIPLAATPEPESAGPIQGFTEKAKSEFSFHMNVERVLETPRVTLPYHNEDWDRIIRLGDSIDKRIRKNDIRLTIGGEPTFVSTENREAPEWNFDALGFEKYSKSEQLIKRLGKHFAPGGLLQYSQGKWYPGEPIPRWAMISYWRKDGEPIWNHPYLLADDRYTGSATTEDARKFISVLGNHLNIPSKSIHSAYEDNLYYLWQEANLPKDTESMLDGLNTYDKMERERILRVIDSGIHREVGYTIPLDYDAFSHSWITDEWTFQRGKMFLIPGDSPIGFRLPLHSLGGKSYYPYPEDPAVPKPKLPKAKELGQSQLFTTNFSYSIGGFQTRTALCVEPRNGNIRVFLPPIQSLEGWLRLIYAIEQTALETDIPIVLEGYEAPHDPRLNRFKITPDPGVIEVNFHPSTSFGEIVEKTKVLYDEAYQLRLTAEKFLIDGRHSGTGGGNHITLGGATVGDSPFLRKPSLLRSLVAYWQNHPGLSYLFSGMFIGPTSQSPRIDEARNDSLHELKIAFQQIDSNRHTPPWMLDRILRNILIDITGNTHRTEISIDKLFDPGSPTGRLGLIEMRAFEMPPHYQMSVIQQAFMMAIVCKFWEDPYYGNPINWNTELHDRFMLPYFVYRDFKEVIQDLQNSGFGFLSKDFDPFFEFRFPQYGICYLDGMEIELRMALEPWNVLGEENTAQGTSRGVDSATERVQVKVKGFHPERYRLSCNGYEVPLQPTSVQNEFVAGVRFKAWSPVFTLHPQLPAQQSLVFDVYDTWNHRALGGCTYHVSHPGGLSYQTIPINGYEAESRRISRFWTHGHKIGKSLPPVRLENKAFPSTLDLRMVTFK
- a CDS encoding circularly permuted type 2 ATP-grasp protein, with the protein product MMTQEPFPLIGNYKTIPGVYDELYDAEGQIRNKYKFLVKSFQELGPAELLNRRRDTDRILRENGVTYNLYQSDSPEAKERPWDLDLFPLVMESEEWRILERGLNQRADLLDALVRDVYSKRRLLHEKKIPPEILFNETSFLRACDGMYDSNHFLTKNPALLFFVCDIIRAADGNFYVLNDRVQAPSGSGYSLENRIVLSRIFPSMYRDAMVHRVAVYFRSLRKSLTQLAGVSGREPVIVLLTPGPSNETYFEHAYLAGYLGYTLVQGEDLTVRKNKVYMKTVEGLQQIDLILRRVDDDFMDPLELRGDSLLGVPGLLESVRSGHVKIANPIGTGFLENRALLPFYSDLCRFYLGEDLILPMAPTYWMGTLHHFQLVLQNPEKYVFKTVSRTDEEKPVTFIELSGARKDSFLQKLKSSPNRFIAQEMIASATVPVLGENGFRPGRAIMRTFVSSSGSGYQTMAGGLVRVSPSLDDFFITSQRGAWSKDLWVLATETQKEESLLVPKSDQVLISRKSAGVPSRVADNLFWLARYLERSENQTRVIREATYKILQVEDGYERESLENSLKLVTHVTNSYPGFIGDDAGELFLNPFPELQRLTTNRQIVGSLAFHLKSLVTASKSVRDRLSEDMKKILLHLEDQSIHEIESYDQIIDYLQKIIVNLSSLTGLSFENMSREAGWYFLNLGRRIERSINMILMLQGMIRWDKFRDKSSFETFLRINDIRLTYNRRYSGKIDQESVLDILLFDTTNPRSFAYQLEQINSNIKFLPGKDEKVVYSEDRAALQLYTHFKMKDISIFFASENPLESVSIWLEELHTFLKQLSEALSGRYFNYTEEQTRIGDGNG
- a CDS encoding transglutaminase family protein; the encoded protein is MADFKVIHKTKYSYDDTVAYCHNMAHMYPLTTSHQDCFRTHVTVNPKPVVSSFRRDYFGNQVFLFSVEDPHRSLEVVVESTVRTHQSLGIDLSKSTPWENIYSLIHESTLDADLLSIEYIQPSSFIAAKQSYSEFARLFFTDGKPVYAAALEMTTYIYQTFQYDPKATSINTPIDQVLNERKGVCQDFSHLMIAALRSLRIPARYVSGYLETLPPPGTQKLQGSDATHAWVSVYCPIFGWLDFDPTNGKIITEEYIITAVGRDYADVSPLKGILFGGGKHKLKVEVDVIREQI
- a CDS encoding Spx/MgsR family RNA polymerase-binding regulatory protein is translated as MSRSNPKVYEYSGCSTCRNALKYLKAKKVDFQQVPIRDNPPSVTELKKAKQYLGDIKKLFNTSGKDYREGNWKEKLTALTEDQIYKELSSNGNLVKRPFVVGDGWFLVGFKEEEWKEKLG
- a CDS encoding UDP-N-acetylmuramate dehydrogenase; this encodes MFVQNNVHLAPHTTLQLGGEAKYFISIKTIEDLRYALEFCKNENLPFFILGGGSNTIFRDSGFPGVIFKMQIPGIRCLDSNNEYSIFQVGAGVIWDHFVEFVVKQGLAGVECLSGIPGSVGASPIQNIGAYGQEVKDSILEVECMNPSGEIISIKNQNCNFRYRNSEFKSGIYKDYIVISVTFQLSKEAAPCLRYPELQNLWETSNSENFKNGKSNLESRIQQMEMVRNLVVQLRKKKSMVLDENDPNARSAGSFFTNPILSDFEAEKFIENAKKLGFENPPIYSESPGYKKLSAAWLIENSGIQKGTKYPGGVGISDKHCLGLINIEGSTSALLKMAESVRQRVLETFFVRLEMEPVLIP